In the Thermoplasmata archaeon genome, GGTCGATCTATACGACAAGAAGTACTACATCAACAGGGAGATGTCTTGGCTTGAGTTCAACCAGAGGTGTCTGGATGAGGCCAACAATGCTGAGAATCCTTTGTTGGAAAGGGTCAAATTCCTTGCGATTTGTTACAACAATCTCAATGAGTTCCTAATGATACGCATGCCCGGACTTTTGAGCAACATCCCATCGATAGCCCAGAGCGCCCCGGATTATATCAACAACGACAAGATCATAACGATGGTCTCGGACAGGATGAACAAGCTCTATTCGGATTACGAGGTATGCTGGAAGAATCTCAGGAAAGCTCTTGCCAAGGAGAAGATCAAGATCAAAAAGGTGGAGGAGCTCACAAAGGAACAGCTCGCCTGTGTTAGGACATACTACAAGGAAAGGGTCCATATGATGCTGACCCCTCTGGCCCTGGATATCTCACACCCGTTCCCATTCATCTCCAATAACTCATTGAATGTAGCATTCAGGCTCAGAGGGGAGGAGAACGGAGTCGTTTACGCCAGAGTGAAGGTTCCGGACACTGTCGACAGGTTCGTCCGTGTGAATGCTGGAAAGAGCAAGACCGAGTACGTTCTCATCGAGGATGTAATCAAGGATTCAGCACACCTTCTGTTCCCAGGGATGAATATCCTGGGAGCATACTCTTTCTGCATCATCAGGAATGCTGATGTTAAGATCACTATAGATGAGGCATGCGACCTCATGGACGCCGTCGAGGAGAGCATCAACGGAAGGGATATGGGATACCCTGTGGCGATGATAGCAGAATCATCAATGCCAAGGAACATGATGCTGAAGTTCCTCAAGAATCTCAACCTTTCGGAGCAGCAGGTGATTACGACGAAGGATGCCCTTGCCCTCTCCGACCTTTGGCAGCTCTATTCCTTGGACCGTCCGTCCCTGAAGGAGAAGCCGCTCATACAGTCCACCCCCATCGATCTGCAGGAGGACGGCGATGTCTTCGAGTGGATAAAGAAGAGGGACAGGATCCTCTACCATCCCTACGAATCCTTCGGGAACGTTGTGATGTTCATGAGGCAGTCCGCGATGGATCCAAACGTTCAGAGCATCAAGATATGTCTCTATAGGCTGGGTTCCGATCCTTCCATATTCGAAACATTAAAGGCGGCCAGGATGAACGGAAAGAGCGTTTCCGTTCTGATGGAGCTACGTGCAAAGTTCGATGAGGACCGTAACATCAGATGGGCCAAGGATCTGGAGGCAATAGGTGTTCATGTTGTGTACGGACCAGTCAATCTCAAAGTCCATTCCAAGCTCTTGCAGGTGGTCAGACTTGAAGGCGGCCATCTTGTCACATATACACACATGAGCTCTGGAAACTACAACGTGAGTACAGCAAAGCAGTACGGCGACATCTCGTTCTTCACTGTCAACAAGGAGATCGGAGAGGACGTCTCCGAACTCTTCAACGCTCTCACGGGTTATTACGGCCAGAGGAAATACAAGCACCTTCTTGTAGCTCCGGTTACGCTCAAATCCTCTTTGCTCAAGAAGATCGACAACGAAATCAAGAATCATGAGACCAGCGGAAACGGCCACATAATCATGAAGGCAAACGGGCTGGTCGATCAGGACATCATAGCCGCGCTGTACAAAGCATCCATCGCAGGCGTCAAGGTCGACCTGAACATAAGGGGTCTCTGCTGTCTCCGCCCGGGCAATCCGGAAGTATCAAAGAACATCCGTGTGATAAGTATCGTCGATAGGTTCTTGGAGCACTCCAGAATCTACTATTTCTACAACAACGGAAAGCCTGAGATGTACATGGGATCGTCCGATATGATGCCGAGGAACCTCCTGGCCAGGATAGAGGTGCTTTTCCCTGTACTCGACAAGGATCTGATGAAATCCATCAAGGAGAATATTCTGGACATTCATTTTGCTGACAACGTCAAAGCGAAAGAGCTCAGAGAAGATGGAACTTACGTCCCCGTCAAAAAGGATGGAAAGCCTCTGCGTTCCCAACAGTGGTTCATAGATCACAACGGATGCTGGCAGTACAGGTCGCAGAAGAATTGAAAGGGTTTGAATCGGGAGGAACACCTCCCGATTCAATCATCCAGAGCCTCTTTCAAGGTGTCGACTATCGTTTGGAGGACCTTGATCCTGCCATACCTTTTATCGACGCATTCCACATCGATCCAGGGAGCATAGTCCGTGTTTGTCTGTTTTATCATGCTGTTGACGTATTTCTCGTAAGTATTCCACTTCTTTCTGTTACGCCAATCCTCGTCCGTGAGTTTCCAGCTCTTGAGCGGGTCCGCTTCACGGTCTTTGAAACGCTTGAGTTGTTCCTCTTTGGTAATGTCAATCCAGAATTTGATGAATATGACGTGGTCCTTATGGAGTGATGACTCAAAGAGATTGATCTCCGCTGCCGCACGAGAGTATTCCTTCTCTGTGCAGAATCCCTCGATTGGTTCCACAAGCATCCTCCCGTACCAACTCCTGTCAAATATGGTGATCTGGCCCGGGTCCGGCATGTTTTTGGAGAATCTCCACAGATGAGTATGCGCTTTTTCTTCGGCAGTCGGTGCAGGTGTCGGGAACGTCTTGTATCCACGGGGATTCAGAGCCTG is a window encoding:
- the ppk1 gene encoding polyphosphate kinase 1, encoding MSSKVDLYDKKYYINREMSWLEFNQRCLDEANNAENPLLERVKFLAICYNNLNEFLMIRMPGLLSNIPSIAQSAPDYINNDKIITMVSDRMNKLYSDYEVCWKNLRKALAKEKIKIKKVEELTKEQLACVRTYYKERVHMMLTPLALDISHPFPFISNNSLNVAFRLRGEENGVVYARVKVPDTVDRFVRVNAGKSKTEYVLIEDVIKDSAHLLFPGMNILGAYSFCIIRNADVKITIDEACDLMDAVEESINGRDMGYPVAMIAESSMPRNMMLKFLKNLNLSEQQVITTKDALALSDLWQLYSLDRPSLKEKPLIQSTPIDLQEDGDVFEWIKKRDRILYHPYESFGNVVMFMRQSAMDPNVQSIKICLYRLGSDPSIFETLKAARMNGKSVSVLMELRAKFDEDRNIRWAKDLEAIGVHVVYGPVNLKVHSKLLQVVRLEGGHLVTYTHMSSGNYNVSTAKQYGDISFFTVNKEIGEDVSELFNALTGYYGQRKYKHLLVAPVTLKSSLLKKIDNEIKNHETSGNGHIIMKANGLVDQDIIAALYKASIAGVKVDLNIRGLCCLRPGNPEVSKNIRVISIVDRFLEHSRIYYFYNNGKPEMYMGSSDMMPRNLLARIEVLFPVLDKDLMKSIKENILDIHFADNVKAKELREDGTYVPVKKDGKPLRSQQWFIDHNGCWQYRSQKN